A region of Rhizorhabdus wittichii RW1 DNA encodes the following proteins:
- a CDS encoding Coenzyme F420-dependent N5 N10-methylene tetrahydromethanopterin reductase and related flavin-dependent oxidoreductase-like protein: protein MDVKTDPAQLHLGVFVAAAGNHVAGWRIPGALTDTEDFGALLDIARVAERGRLDFVFFADSPVSSVKGNPTFIFGLEPTTLLGALAATTSRIGLIATVSSTFTEPYNLARAIGTVDRISGGRAGWNVVTTGQPGVAENFGRELPRHELRYQIADEYLKVVKGLWDSWESGARVADKATGRFIDESKLHVLNHVGDHYSVRGPLGLSRSPQGQPVIVQAGSSGSGQAFAAKHAEVIFTVQQDIDDAKAFYAGMKQQVAAAGRDPDHARILCGLYPVVGRTEQEARARFEELAALIEPGSALVTMSERFGFDLTQIPLDGPVPDLKPTETGQRSFLEVLCAKARKEGLRFKDIHDLFALSRGYLLLQGTPETIADTMEEWVRERACDGYILIPPFFPGAFTDFVDLVVPELQRRGSFRADYRGDTLRSHLGLPEPAHPHAMG, encoded by the coding sequence ATGGACGTGAAAACCGACCCCGCCCAGCTGCACCTGGGCGTCTTCGTCGCGGCCGCCGGCAATCATGTCGCCGGCTGGCGGATTCCCGGCGCGCTGACCGACACCGAGGATTTCGGCGCGCTGCTCGACATCGCCAGGGTGGCGGAGCGCGGCAGGCTCGACTTCGTCTTCTTCGCCGATTCCCCGGTCTCGTCGGTGAAGGGCAACCCCACCTTCATCTTCGGGCTGGAGCCGACGACGCTGCTCGGCGCGCTCGCCGCGACGACCAGCCGTATCGGCCTGATCGCGACGGTGTCGTCGACCTTCACCGAGCCCTATAACCTCGCCCGCGCGATCGGTACGGTCGACCGGATCAGCGGCGGCCGGGCGGGCTGGAACGTCGTCACCACCGGCCAACCCGGCGTCGCCGAGAATTTCGGGCGCGAGCTGCCCAGGCACGAGCTGCGCTACCAGATCGCCGACGAATATCTGAAGGTCGTCAAGGGGCTGTGGGACAGCTGGGAGAGCGGCGCGCGCGTCGCCGACAAGGCGACCGGGCGGTTCATCGACGAGAGCAAGCTCCACGTCCTCAACCATGTCGGCGATCATTACAGCGTCCGGGGGCCGCTCGGCCTCTCGCGCTCGCCGCAGGGGCAGCCGGTGATCGTCCAGGCGGGATCGTCGGGCAGCGGCCAGGCCTTCGCCGCCAAGCATGCCGAGGTGATCTTCACCGTCCAGCAGGACATCGACGACGCCAAGGCCTTCTATGCGGGGATGAAGCAGCAGGTCGCCGCCGCCGGCCGCGATCCCGACCATGCCAGGATCCTCTGCGGCCTCTATCCGGTGGTGGGCCGGACCGAGCAGGAGGCGCGCGCCAGGTTCGAGGAACTGGCCGCGCTGATCGAACCGGGATCGGCGCTGGTGACGATGTCGGAGCGCTTCGGCTTCGACCTCACCCAAATCCCGCTCGACGGGCCGGTGCCCGACCTGAAGCCGACCGAGACCGGCCAGCGCAGCTTCCTCGAAGTGCTGTGCGCCAAGGCCCGCAAGGAAGGGCTGCGCTTCAAGGACATCCACGACCTGTTCGCGCTGTCGCGCGGCTATCTGCTGCTGCAGGGCACGCCGGAGACGATCGCCGACACCATGGAGGAATGGGTCCGCGAGCGGGCGTGCGACGGCTATATCCTGATCCCGCCCTTCTTCCCGGGCGCGTTCACCGACTTCGTCGATCTGGTGGTGCCGGAGCTGCAACGGCGCGGCTCGTTCCGCGCCGATTATCGGGGCGATACGCTGCGCAGCCATCTCGGCCTGCCGGAGCCCGCCCACCCCCATGCCATGGGATGA
- a CDS encoding Vanillate monooxygenase (PFAM: Rieske [2Fe-2S] domain protein) encodes MVYLRNAWYVAAWSDEVSDNLLTRRILNEQVLLYRTEAGELVATANTCPHRFAPLHLGKVVGDAIECPYHGLRFNGEGRCVFNPDGDGRIPAGARLRTYPITERLGAAWIWMGDPARADLAMIPDFEFLEDPSYRTVKGVLHVRANYRYINDNLMDEAHLHMVHHNSLACDMVRRAKTELVKDEGGTIWANRYGRDGAPPAIFDMMWRMTRGDYEGTMDHWVEGGWKAPCFVRNNTGVVLHGRPRDEGLETKNAHLLTPETDTTTHYFWAICRNFRTDDAELDQGIRTGTEYAFVHEDEVMLNAVQEAMGDREFWSMKPALLQADIGAVELRRTLDRMIAAEQAEQAEQQAGQADRPQPARSAEAVG; translated from the coding sequence ATGGTTTACCTACGCAATGCCTGGTATGTGGCGGCCTGGTCGGACGAGGTTTCCGACAATCTGCTGACCCGCAGGATCCTGAACGAGCAGGTGCTGCTCTATCGGACCGAGGCGGGCGAGCTCGTCGCCACCGCCAACACCTGCCCGCACCGCTTCGCGCCGCTGCACCTGGGCAAGGTCGTCGGCGACGCGATCGAGTGCCCCTATCACGGCCTGCGCTTCAACGGCGAAGGCCGCTGCGTCTTCAACCCCGATGGCGACGGCCGCATCCCCGCCGGCGCGCGCCTGCGCACCTATCCGATCACCGAGCGGCTCGGCGCCGCCTGGATCTGGATGGGCGATCCGGCGCGGGCCGACCTGGCGATGATCCCCGACTTCGAGTTCCTCGAGGACCCGAGCTACCGGACGGTCAAGGGCGTGCTCCACGTCCGCGCCAATTATCGCTACATCAACGACAATCTGATGGACGAGGCGCACCTCCACATGGTCCATCACAATTCGCTGGCCTGCGACATGGTGCGCCGCGCGAAGACCGAGCTGGTCAAGGACGAGGGCGGCACGATCTGGGCCAATCGCTACGGCCGTGACGGCGCGCCGCCCGCCATCTTCGACATGATGTGGCGGATGACCCGCGGCGATTATGAAGGGACGATGGACCATTGGGTCGAGGGTGGCTGGAAGGCGCCCTGCTTCGTCCGCAACAACACCGGCGTCGTGCTGCACGGCCGCCCGCGCGACGAGGGGCTGGAGACCAAGAACGCCCATCTGCTGACGCCGGAGACCGACACGACCACCCATTATTTCTGGGCGATCTGCCGCAATTTCCGGACCGATGACGCCGAACTCGACCAGGGCATCCGCACCGGCACCGAATATGCCTTCGTCCATGAGGACGAGGTGATGCTCAACGCCGTCCAGGAAGCGATGGGCGATCGCGAATTCTGGTCGATGAAGCCCGCGCTGCTGCAGGCCGACATCGGCGCGGTCGAGCTGCGCCGCACGCTCGACCGGATGATCGCCGCCGAACAGGCCGAACAGGCCGAACAGCAGGCCGGACAGGCCGATCGGCCGCAGCCCGCGCGCAGCGCGGAAGCGGTCGGCTGA
- a CDS encoding protein of unknown function DUF35 (PFAM: protein of unknown function DUF35) translates to MSATGPERHWRAALAEGRFLLQRARASGTVFFPPRLMEPGSGDDEWDWIEASGLGTVHAVTVIHPKPPQPPRAVVLVDLDEQVRLMSEVEGVPAEAIAIGLRVRARIGERDGAPILLFDAAGA, encoded by the coding sequence ATGAGCGCGACCGGACCCGAGCGCCACTGGCGCGCCGCGCTCGCCGAGGGGCGCTTCCTGCTCCAGCGCGCCCGCGCCAGCGGCACCGTCTTCTTCCCGCCCCGGCTGATGGAGCCGGGCAGCGGCGACGACGAGTGGGACTGGATCGAGGCGAGCGGCCTCGGCACCGTCCACGCCGTCACCGTCATCCATCCCAAGCCGCCGCAGCCGCCGCGCGCGGTGGTGCTGGTCGACCTCGACGAGCAGGTGCGGCTGATGAGCGAGGTCGAGGGCGTTCCCGCCGAGGCGATCGCGATCGGCCTGCGCGTCCGCGCGCGGATCGGCGAGCGCGACGGCGCCCCCATCCTGCTGTTCGACGCGGCGGGGGCCTGA
- a CDS encoding transcriptional regulator, HxlR family (PFAM: helix-turn-helix, HxlR type), protein MDMTSSVLAHGECMRVSGLLARIGDRWTLPVIVTLHDGPLRFNQVRRAVGGISQQMLTRTLRTLERDGMVGRTVHPTVPPQVEYALTPLGRSLAAEGLRLGGWVRDHIAEIDGHRSAFDRRQEG, encoded by the coding sequence ATGGATATGACCTCCTCCGTCCTGGCGCATGGCGAATGCATGCGGGTCAGCGGGCTGCTCGCGCGGATCGGCGACCGCTGGACCCTGCCCGTCATCGTCACCCTCCATGACGGACCGCTGCGCTTCAACCAGGTCCGCCGCGCGGTCGGCGGCATCTCGCAGCAGATGCTGACCCGCACCCTCAGGACGCTCGAACGCGACGGCATGGTCGGGCGGACGGTCCACCCCACGGTTCCGCCGCAGGTCGAATATGCGCTGACCCCGCTCGGCCGCTCGCTCGCCGCCGAAGGGTTGCGGCTGGGCGGCTGGGTGCGCGACCATATCGCCGAGATCGACGGCCATCGCAGCGCCTTCGATCGGCGCCAGGAGGGCTGA
- a CDS encoding Acetyl-CoA acetyltransferase-like protein, producing MGGTFPRGATAIAGLATFGLGECPGWTSLEMAAKAGQLAVADAGLTMREVDGLFICLPDDVLAGLSLAEYLGLSPRFTDCNRTGGSAFMSHVATAATMLAAGYIDTALITYGSNQRSGGGKLSTPVGSNAWEAPYKPLFPASSYALAASRHFHQYGTTRRQLAEVAVAARAWANGNPEAFAQGPLGIDEVLAARMLSSPISVRDCCLVTDGAAAVVMTRIDRARDAPRPPVPVLGAAAATWHNAISQMGDLTTTAAAESGPRAYAMAGIGPGDVDVVELYDAFTINTILFLEDLGFCPKGEGGRFVEDGAIAPGGRLPVNTNGGGLSCCHPGMYGLFAIVEAARQVRGEAANQIPGVDIALAHGNGGALSSQATVILGSAATI from the coding sequence ATGGGCGGCACCTTTCCGCGCGGCGCGACCGCGATCGCCGGCCTCGCCACCTTCGGCCTCGGCGAATGTCCCGGCTGGACCTCGCTCGAAATGGCGGCGAAGGCCGGCCAGCTCGCTGTCGCCGACGCGGGGCTGACGATGCGCGAGGTCGACGGGCTGTTCATCTGCCTGCCCGACGACGTCCTCGCCGGGCTGAGCCTCGCCGAATATCTCGGCCTGTCGCCGCGCTTCACCGACTGCAACCGCACCGGCGGATCGGCCTTCATGAGCCATGTCGCGACCGCCGCGACGATGCTGGCGGCCGGCTATATCGACACCGCGCTGATCACCTATGGATCGAACCAGCGCAGCGGCGGCGGCAAGCTGTCGACGCCGGTCGGCAGCAATGCGTGGGAGGCGCCCTACAAGCCGCTCTTCCCCGCCTCCTCCTACGCGCTCGCGGCGTCGCGCCACTTCCACCAATATGGCACGACGCGCCGCCAGCTCGCCGAGGTGGCGGTCGCCGCGCGCGCCTGGGCGAACGGCAATCCCGAGGCCTTCGCCCAAGGGCCGCTCGGCATCGACGAGGTGCTGGCGGCGCGGATGCTGTCGAGCCCGATATCGGTCAGGGACTGCTGCCTCGTCACCGACGGCGCCGCCGCGGTGGTGATGACGCGGATCGACCGGGCGCGCGACGCGCCCCGGCCGCCGGTGCCGGTGCTCGGCGCGGCGGCCGCGACCTGGCACAACGCCATCTCGCAGATGGGCGACCTGACGACGACGGCCGCGGCCGAATCGGGCCCGCGCGCCTATGCGATGGCGGGCATCGGCCCCGGCGACGTCGACGTCGTCGAGCTCTACGACGCCTTCACGATCAACACGATCCTGTTCCTCGAGGACCTCGGCTTCTGCCCCAAGGGCGAGGGCGGCCGCTTCGTCGAGGACGGCGCGATCGCGCCGGGCGGGCGGCTGCCGGTCAACACCAATGGCGGCGGCCTGTCCTGCTGCCACCCCGGCATGTACGGCCTGTTCGCGATCGTCGAGGCGGCGCGGCAGGTCCGGGGAGAGGCGGCGAACCAGATCCCCGGCGTCGACATCGCCCTCGCCCATGGCAATGGCGGCGCGCTGTCGAGCCAGGCGACGGTGATCCTGGGGTCGGCGGCGACCATCTAA
- a CDS encoding Glyoxalase/bleomycin resistance protein/dioxygenase (PFAM: Glyoxalase/bleomycin resistance protein/dioxygenase) gives MTNMATQVARDLSAAYPEAVKPSKLAHVVIRTPRFEASKAWWSTVLDAQPSYENAQLSFMTYDDEHHRIGIINMPDLRDQDMANAGPEHIAFTYAELGALLATYRRLEAQGIAPFWTINHGPTISMYYRDPDGTKVELQYDVFDVEGVERFFASGAYEENFMGIVFDPEAMIAAYEAGTPLDQITRRPTLPEGMTPWDMHRD, from the coding sequence ATGACGAACATGGCCACCCAGGTCGCCCGAGACCTTTCCGCCGCCTATCCCGAAGCCGTGAAGCCGTCGAAGCTGGCGCATGTGGTGATCCGCACGCCGCGCTTCGAGGCGAGCAAGGCATGGTGGTCGACGGTGCTCGACGCGCAGCCCTCCTACGAGAATGCGCAGCTCAGCTTCATGACCTATGACGACGAGCATCACCGCATCGGCATCATCAACATGCCGGACCTGCGCGACCAGGACATGGCCAATGCCGGGCCCGAGCACATCGCCTTCACCTATGCCGAGCTCGGCGCCCTGCTCGCCACCTACCGCCGGCTCGAGGCCCAGGGCATCGCGCCCTTCTGGACGATCAACCACGGCCCGACCATCTCGATGTATTATCGCGATCCCGACGGCACCAAGGTCGAGCTCCAGTACGACGTGTTCGACGTCGAGGGCGTCGAGCGCTTCTTCGCCTCCGGCGCCTATGAGGAGAACTTCATGGGCATCGTCTTCGATCCTGAGGCGATGATCGCCGCCTATGAGGCCGGAACACCCCTCGACCAGATCACCCGACGTCCCACACTCCCCGAGGGCATGACACCCTGGGACATGCATCGCGATTGA
- a CDS encoding L-carnitine dehydratase/bile acid-inducible protein F (PFAM: L-carnitine dehydratase/bile acid-inducible protein F), with protein sequence MSGRLQGPLAGVRVIDCTSVLMGPYATQIMADLGADVIKVESPDGDTTRYLPPGPDATRGGMFLNVNRGKRSLALDLKQPEARAALVRLVEGADVFVHSMRPGAIQRLGLDYAALKDVAPGLVYANLYGFARSGPYRDYPAYDDIVQAASGLVDLQARLSGGEPTYLATVVADKVTGLTGLYAILAALFARTRTGQGQEVEVPMFETLVSFTMIEHLCGSLFDPPQGPPEYPRVTAAARRPYRTKDGHIGVMIYNDKHWRAFFHAIGDPEWTRDPIFASMRSRTQNIGTVLHKLAEVIEERTTAEWIELFRRAEVPAMAIATPADLLHDEHLEATGFWNERDSEFGRLRFPGIPTRFSATPGAIGDPGPALGADSRAILEEAGFDAATIAALVAGANRVPA encoded by the coding sequence GTGAGCGGGCGGTTGCAGGGGCCGCTGGCCGGGGTCCGGGTGATCGACTGCACCAGCGTGCTGATGGGTCCCTATGCCACCCAGATCATGGCCGACCTCGGCGCCGACGTGATCAAGGTGGAGAGCCCCGACGGCGATACCACCCGCTATCTGCCGCCCGGCCCCGACGCGACGCGCGGCGGCATGTTCCTCAACGTCAACCGCGGCAAGCGCAGCCTGGCGCTCGACCTCAAGCAGCCCGAGGCGCGGGCGGCGCTGGTCAGGCTGGTCGAGGGCGCCGACGTGTTCGTCCACTCGATGCGGCCCGGCGCGATCCAGCGGCTCGGCCTCGACTATGCGGCGCTCAAGGACGTCGCGCCGGGGCTGGTCTACGCCAATCTCTACGGCTTCGCGCGCAGCGGGCCCTATCGCGACTATCCCGCCTATGACGACATCGTCCAGGCGGCGTCGGGGCTGGTCGATTTGCAGGCGCGGCTGTCGGGCGGGGAGCCGACCTATCTGGCGACCGTCGTCGCCGACAAGGTGACCGGGCTGACCGGCCTCTACGCGATCCTCGCCGCGCTGTTCGCGCGGACCCGCACCGGCCAGGGCCAGGAGGTCGAGGTGCCGATGTTCGAGACGCTCGTCTCCTTCACGATGATCGAGCATCTGTGCGGGTCGCTGTTCGATCCTCCGCAGGGGCCGCCCGAATATCCGCGCGTCACCGCCGCCGCCCGCCGCCCCTACCGGACGAAGGACGGCCATATCGGCGTGATGATCTACAACGACAAGCATTGGCGCGCCTTCTTCCACGCGATCGGCGATCCCGAATGGACGCGCGACCCGATATTCGCGTCGATGCGCAGCCGCACCCAGAATATCGGCACGGTGCTGCACAAGCTGGCCGAGGTGATCGAGGAGCGGACCACCGCCGAATGGATCGAGCTGTTCCGCCGCGCCGAGGTGCCGGCGATGGCGATCGCGACGCCGGCCGACCTGCTCCACGACGAGCATCTCGAGGCGACCGGCTTCTGGAACGAGCGCGACAGCGAGTTCGGCCGGCTGCGCTTTCCCGGCATCCCGACCCGCTTCTCCGCGACACCGGGCGCGATCGGCGATCCGGGGCCCGCGCTGGGCGCCGACAGCCGCGCGATCCTGGAGGAGGCGGGGTTCGACGCGGCGACGATCGCCGCGCTGGTCGCCGGCGCCAACCGGGTGCCGGCATGA
- a CDS encoding Enoyl-CoA hydratase/isomerase (PFAM: Enoyl-CoA hydratase/isomerase) translates to MADPAASVAIEDHGAVRLIRIEREARSNALDAAASVVIDRAVDEAERDPAIHVLLLTAAGDRAFCAGMDLNEAAERGAGHGLIPGRGFAGLTERRRTKPLVVAVNGAAVAGGFEIVLAADIVVAADHALFGLAEVKRGMFAFAGGVQRLARAVPRATALNLILTGEPIAAERAFALGLVSEVVPAGRLAARAMEVAREIAGFDRDTVRRALALHDFAADAPIHESLDFGRRYGEETLGSAAERAAVRAYAEGRARP, encoded by the coding sequence ATGGCTGATCCCGCCGCGTCGGTCGCGATCGAGGACCATGGCGCCGTCCGCCTGATCCGGATCGAGCGGGAGGCGCGCAGCAACGCGCTCGACGCCGCCGCCTCGGTCGTGATCGACCGCGCGGTGGACGAGGCCGAGCGCGATCCGGCCATCCATGTCCTGCTGCTGACCGCGGCGGGCGACCGCGCCTTCTGCGCCGGCATGGACCTGAACGAGGCGGCCGAGCGCGGGGCGGGGCACGGCCTGATCCCCGGCCGGGGCTTCGCCGGGCTGACCGAGCGGCGACGGACCAAGCCGCTGGTCGTCGCGGTCAACGGCGCGGCGGTGGCCGGCGGGTTCGAGATCGTGCTGGCCGCCGACATCGTCGTCGCCGCCGACCATGCCCTGTTCGGGCTGGCCGAGGTCAAGCGCGGCATGTTCGCCTTCGCGGGCGGGGTGCAGCGGCTGGCCCGCGCCGTGCCGCGCGCGACCGCGCTGAACCTGATCCTGACCGGCGAGCCGATCGCGGCGGAGCGCGCCTTCGCGCTGGGACTGGTGTCGGAGGTCGTGCCGGCCGGGCGGCTGGCGGCGCGGGCGATGGAGGTCGCGCGGGAGATAGCGGGGTTCGACCGCGACACGGTCCGCCGCGCGCTCGCGCTCCACGATTTCGCCGCCGATGCGCCGATCCACGAGAGCCTCGACTTCGGCCGCCGCTATGGCGAGGAGACGCTTGGCTCGGCCGCCGAGCGGGCGGCGGTCCGCGCCTATGCCGAGGGTCGCGCCCGGCCCTGA
- a CDS encoding transcriptional regulator, TetR family (PFAM: regulatory protein, TetR) has product MALAAVRSGSPARQPRERGQGGQTQQSLKSAQTRARLIDATIRCIVKVGYANTTTPQVAAEAGLSRGAMLHHFENGSALIKAAIVELHEKRLRAFRRAADTENHDVDALVRAYWRQLQKPAFVAFHELALAARTHADLAKILQPLQVEYRERFNAQAVALFPEWQGDRERFDLAMTLSQTMLEGMAINVLTGAMAEAMVEPMLGLLEDQIRAMNPKLSKGARARPAKDQPAKDQPD; this is encoded by the coding sequence ATGGCGTTGGCCGCAGTCCGTTCCGGTTCCCCCGCCCGCCAGCCGCGCGAACGCGGCCAGGGCGGCCAGACCCAGCAGTCGCTGAAGAGCGCGCAGACGCGTGCCCGGCTGATCGACGCGACGATCCGCTGCATCGTCAAGGTCGGCTATGCCAACACCACCACGCCGCAGGTCGCGGCCGAGGCCGGCCTGTCGCGCGGCGCGATGCTCCACCATTTCGAGAACGGCTCCGCGCTGATCAAGGCGGCGATCGTCGAACTGCACGAGAAGCGGCTGCGCGCCTTCCGCCGCGCCGCCGACACCGAGAACCACGACGTCGACGCGCTGGTCCGCGCCTATTGGCGGCAGCTCCAGAAGCCTGCCTTCGTCGCCTTCCACGAACTGGCGCTGGCGGCGCGCACCCATGCCGACCTCGCCAAGATCCTGCAGCCGCTCCAGGTCGAGTATCGCGAGCGCTTCAACGCGCAGGCGGTGGCGCTCTTCCCCGAATGGCAGGGCGACCGCGAGCGCTTCGACCTCGCCATGACGCTGTCGCAGACGATGCTCGAGGGCATGGCGATCAACGTCCTGACCGGCGCGATGGCCGAGGCGATGGTCGAGCCGATGCTGGGTCTGCTCGAGGACCAGATCCGCGCGATGAATCCCAAGCTCTCCAAGGGCGCGCGCGCCAGGCCCGCCAAGGATCAGCCCGCCAAGGATCAGCCGGATTGA
- a CDS encoding NAD(P)H dehydrogenase (quinone) (PFAM: NAD(P)H dehydrogenase (quinone); NADPH-dependent FMN reductase) — MDSPLMKLLHLDSSIQGDASASRHLSAAVVDRLQALHPALDIAYRDLAADPLPHIVPAGFATPEAAALLDQFLAADILVIGAPMYNFGLPSQLKAWFDHILVAGRTFRYTEAGAEGLAGGKRAIVALSRGGFYSEGHPGAAFEHAQSHIGGMLGFIGIQPEFVVAEGVAFGPEQRAAAIAAAEAHIATLEPVALRTAA, encoded by the coding sequence ATGGATAGTCCCCTCATGAAACTCCTCCACCTCGATTCCTCGATCCAGGGCGATGCCTCGGCCAGCCGGCACCTGTCGGCGGCGGTGGTCGACCGCCTCCAGGCGCTGCATCCGGCGCTCGACATCGCCTATCGCGACCTCGCCGCCGATCCGCTACCGCACATCGTGCCGGCCGGCTTCGCCACCCCCGAGGCCGCCGCTTTGCTCGACCAGTTCCTCGCGGCCGACATATTGGTGATCGGCGCGCCGATGTACAATTTCGGCCTGCCGAGCCAGCTCAAGGCCTGGTTCGACCATATCCTCGTCGCCGGCAGGACCTTCCGCTACACCGAGGCCGGCGCCGAAGGCCTGGCCGGCGGCAAGCGCGCGATCGTCGCGCTGTCGCGCGGCGGCTTCTATTCGGAGGGCCACCCCGGCGCCGCCTTCGAACATGCCCAGAGCCATATCGGCGGGATGCTCGGCTTCATCGGCATCCAGCCCGAATTCGTCGTCGCGGAGGGCGTCGCCTTCGGCCCCGAGCAGCGCGCCGCCGCGATCGCCGCCGCCGAGGCGCATATCGCCACGCTCGAACCCGTCGCGCTGCGGACCGCCGCCTGA
- a CDS encoding OmpA/MotB domain protein (PFAM: OmpA domain protein transmembrane region-containing protein; OmpA/MotB domain protein), which produces MRRLALLTALAATALAGPAFARDNSWYVGIEGGLMQPQDTKFNVGPSPLSPGGRTTIDNKLGYDVDAILGYDFGMFRLEEEISYKRDRVKGITTGPSRTPAGPGGFGAPPGVYPDASGKNISFGVMLNGLLDFGNEDGLSAYVGGGAGIAALKLHNYNVSGGDFLDYDLSKRFAWQAIAGVRYAVSSHVDVGLKYRYFNVTKVRPVDVVGAQYSGKWRSHSALLSLIYNIGSPAAPPPPPPPPPPPPPPPPPPPPPPPVVETPGPFIVFFDWDKSDITAEAASILDNAANAYATTGQARVQLAGHADKSGSDQYNVGLSQRRADSVKAYLAGKGVPDSAITTEAFGESRPLVETADGVREPQNRRVEITYGGM; this is translated from the coding sequence ATGCGTAGATTAGCCCTATTGACCGCGCTTGCCGCGACGGCGCTCGCGGGGCCCGCGTTCGCGCGCGACAACAGTTGGTATGTCGGTATCGAAGGCGGCCTGATGCAGCCGCAGGATACCAAGTTCAACGTCGGCCCGTCGCCTTTGTCGCCGGGCGGCCGGACGACGATCGACAACAAGCTCGGTTATGACGTCGATGCCATCCTCGGCTACGACTTCGGCATGTTCAGGCTGGAGGAGGAAATCTCCTACAAGCGTGATCGCGTGAAGGGCATCACCACCGGCCCGTCGCGCACCCCCGCCGGACCGGGCGGCTTCGGCGCGCCTCCGGGCGTCTATCCGGACGCCTCGGGCAAGAACATCTCCTTCGGCGTGATGCTCAACGGCCTGCTCGACTTCGGCAACGAGGACGGCCTGTCGGCCTATGTCGGCGGCGGCGCCGGCATCGCCGCGCTCAAGCTCCACAATTACAATGTCTCCGGCGGGGACTTCCTCGACTATGACCTGTCCAAGCGCTTCGCCTGGCAGGCGATCGCCGGCGTCCGCTACGCGGTCAGCAGCCATGTCGATGTCGGTCTGAAATATCGCTACTTCAACGTCACCAAGGTGCGCCCGGTCGACGTCGTCGGCGCGCAGTACAGCGGCAAGTGGCGCTCGCACAGCGCGCTGCTCAGCCTGATCTACAACATCGGGTCGCCGGCCGCTCCGCCGCCGCCTCCCCCGCCGCCCCCGCCTCCTCCTCCGCCCCCGCCTCCTCCGCCGCCGCCTCCGCCGGTGGTCGAGACCCCGGGTCCGTTCATCGTGTTCTTCGACTGGGACAAGTCGGACATCACGGCGGAAGCCGCGTCGATCCTCGACAATGCGGCCAATGCCTATGCGACGACCGGCCAGGCGCGGGTCCAGCTTGCCGGCCACGCCGACAAGTCGGGCAGCGACCAGTATAATGTCGGCCTGTCGCAGCGCCGCGCCGACTCGGTGAAGGCCTACCTCGCCGGCAAGGGCGTGCCCGACTCGGCGATCACGACCGAGGCGTTCGGCGAAAGCCGCCCACTGGTCGAGACCGCCGACGGCGTCCGCGAGCCGCAGAACCGCCGCGTCGAGATCACCTACGGCGGCATGTAA